One window of the Perca fluviatilis chromosome 5, GENO_Pfluv_1.0, whole genome shotgun sequence genome contains the following:
- the lrrc38a gene encoding leucine-rich repeat-containing protein 38 produces the protein MIPCINWLQPFLALISSTLLTRGHICPSSCLCPDHHTVNCTNRGLTRVPDPIPLGVRRLLLSNNWIPWIPSDFLVLYSDLVYLDLRNNSLSQLEPGTLSTSSRLVFLDLGNNNLTEISSGTFGESRSLIKLRLGNNPYLNMVGRDAFTGLTSLRELELERNGLTALDVMVLESLPSLRMLRLDGNPWLCNCHFSKLFVWLTENRHKLPKGMEGIECSLPMDGRRVPLSLLSEDSFQKCRGTLTLTDYLIVIFSGISVSVAAIVASFFLASTVHCFQRLSKGSKGDEEEGND, from the exons ATGATACCATGCATTAACTGGCTGCAGCCTTTCCTTGCCTTGATCTCCTCGACCTTGCTTACGCGAGGCCACATCTGTCCATCCAGCTGTTTGTGTCCAGACCACCACACTGTGAACTGCACCAACCGAGGTCTTACCAGAGTCCCAGACCCCATCCCTCTGGGTGTTCGCCGTCTCCTGCTCTCCAACAACTGGATTCCCTGGATCCCTTCCGACTTCTTGGTCCTCTACAGCGATCTGGTCTACCTGGACCTGAGGAATAACTCCCTCTCCCAGCTGGAGCCAGGTACCCTGAGCACCTCCTCTAGATTAGTCTTCTTGGACCTGGGGAACAACAACCTGACGGAAATCTCCTCGGGAACATTTGGGGAGTCCAGGAGTCTGATTAAACTACGACTGGGGAACAACCCCTACCTAAACATGGTAGGCAGGGACGCTTTCACGGGGCTGACTTCTTTGAGGGAGCTGGAGCTGGAGAGGAATGGTCTCACAGCCCTGGACGTCATGGTCCTGGAATCACTGCCCTCCCTCCGGATGCTGCGTCTGGATGGCAACCCCTGGCTTTGCAACTGCCACTTTTCCAAACTGTTTGTATGGCTGACAGAGAACCGCCACAAACTCCCAAAGG GTATGGAGGGGATAGAGTGCTCTCTTCCTATGGATGGGCGTCGTGTTCCCCTGAGTTTACTCTCTGAAGACAGTTTTCAGAAGTGCCGTGGTACCCTCACCCTCACTGACTACCTGATCGTCATCTTCTCCGGTATCTCTGTCTCAGTAGCGGCCATCGTGGCCAGCTTCTTCCTTGCTTCCACAGTCCATTGCTTCCAGCGCCTCAGCAAAGGCAGCAAAGGAGATGAGGAGGAAGGCAACGACTGA